A single genomic interval of Chloracidobacterium validum harbors:
- the gltX gene encoding glutamate--tRNA ligase translates to MTNRIRVRFAPSPTGYLHIGGARTALFNWLFARKHNGVFILRIEDTDRERSTPDAIATILDGLRWLGLDWDEGPFYQSERLADHRALAERLLASGHAYKSYETKEELDAMRRAAEAAKTAFVFRGQVLTAAECARREADGVPYVVRFRVPRADGAVTFHDLVHGEQTKRYADIEDFALLRSDGSPLYILSNAADDIAEGVTHVIRGQDGLANTPKQLLIYRALGVAEPTFAHLPLILDGKRAKLSKRKHGAGATVQFYQERGFIPDAFLNAIALIGWSPGDDREILSREAMIAAFDFAQVSRTNGIFNLVPTDQPLPDPRQFTDPKALWMNAEYLKTMPLDQLLPMVRAQLEAAGLWKAELAEGDGHAWFARTVDVIRERFRTLVDFTTYGRAYFDDAFEFDPEAVKKNLRDARLLDWLPELADALEKVTDWTAETVEAALRDFAESKAAKAGLFINAARVALTGQSVGPSMFEVFALIGRERSCARLRAIRQQPF, encoded by the coding sequence ATGACCAATCGCATCCGAGTCCGCTTTGCGCCGTCGCCGACCGGCTACCTGCACATCGGCGGCGCGCGCACAGCCCTCTTCAACTGGCTTTTCGCCCGCAAACACAATGGCGTCTTCATTCTGCGCATCGAGGACACCGACCGCGAACGCTCCACGCCAGATGCCATCGCCACGATTCTCGATGGCTTGCGCTGGCTTGGCCTCGACTGGGACGAAGGGCCATTCTACCAATCCGAACGGCTGGCCGATCACCGTGCGTTGGCTGAACGCCTGCTGGCCAGCGGACATGCCTACAAGTCATACGAAACCAAGGAAGAACTCGATGCCATGCGGCGGGCGGCCGAAGCTGCCAAAACGGCTTTTGTCTTTCGCGGTCAGGTGTTGACGGCGGCGGAGTGTGCCCGGCGAGAGGCAGATGGGGTTCCCTATGTCGTCCGGTTTCGCGTCCCGCGCGCGGACGGCGCCGTTACCTTTCACGACCTAGTGCATGGCGAGCAGACCAAACGCTATGCCGACATCGAAGACTTTGCGCTGCTTCGCTCCGACGGCTCGCCGCTCTACATTCTCAGCAATGCCGCCGATGACATTGCCGAAGGAGTCACACACGTCATCCGCGGGCAAGACGGCCTGGCGAATACGCCCAAGCAACTGCTGATTTACCGCGCTTTAGGTGTCGCCGAACCAACCTTTGCCCACTTGCCACTCATTCTGGACGGAAAACGTGCCAAGCTCTCTAAGCGAAAGCATGGCGCGGGCGCAACGGTCCAGTTTTACCAGGAGCGCGGGTTCATCCCCGATGCCTTTCTCAACGCCATTGCCCTCATCGGGTGGTCGCCCGGCGACGACCGTGAAATCCTTTCCCGCGAAGCCATGATTGCCGCGTTTGATTTCGCGCAAGTGAGCCGCACCAACGGTATTTTCAACCTTGTGCCGACCGACCAGCCACTCCCTGATCCGCGCCAGTTCACCGACCCAAAGGCGCTCTGGATGAACGCGGAATATCTCAAAACGATGCCGCTCGATCAGCTTCTGCCAATGGTTCGGGCGCAGCTCGAAGCGGCCGGCCTGTGGAAAGCCGAGCTTGCCGAAGGGGACGGTCACGCCTGGTTTGCCCGCACGGTAGATGTCATCCGCGAACGCTTCCGCACGCTGGTGGATTTCACCACCTATGGACGAGCCTATTTTGACGATGCGTTTGAGTTTGACCCGGAGGCCGTCAAGAAAAACCTTCGGGACGCGCGTTTGCTGGACTGGCTGCCCGAACTGGCCGATGCGCTGGAAAAGGTAACTGACTGGACGGCGGAAACCGTCGAAGCGGCGCTGCGGGACTTTGCCGAGTCAAAGGCTGCCAAGGCCGGCCTTTTTATCAACGCCGCGCGCGTGGCGCTCACTGGGCAAAGCGTTGGGCCGAGCATGTTTGAGGTCTTCGCGCTCATCGGACGGGAACGCTCCTGCGCGCGCTTGCGTGCCATTCGCCAGCAACCATTCTGA
- a CDS encoding PLP-dependent cysteine synthase family protein has protein sequence MALGITEDITELIGKTPLLHLRTVVPPGAANVYAKLEYLNPGGSIKDRAALGLITDAERRGLLKPGATIIEPTAGNTGVGLALIGRTRGYRVILCVPEGYSREKMQVAEALGGTLVYTPTEEAIPGAIRKALELAETIPDSFVPQQFSNPANPHIHYVTTGAEIYEQLGGKVDGLAIGCGTAGTFSGVARYIRERNPQAVCVAVETEGSVLGGGQPGPHKVEGIGTSFIPENFHRELCDEIVAVTDRDAFAMVRRLACDEGVLCGGSAGANAFAAIQLAIRLGEGKNVVTIFPDGAERYMSKGIFDPIP, from the coding sequence ATGGCACTTGGTATTACCGAAGACATCACTGAGCTTATTGGCAAAACCCCGCTGCTTCACTTGCGCACTGTCGTCCCGCCGGGCGCGGCAAATGTGTATGCCAAGCTCGAATACCTCAACCCCGGCGGAAGCATCAAAGACCGGGCCGCGCTCGGCCTCATTACCGACGCCGAGCGGCGCGGGCTGCTCAAACCTGGCGCGACCATCATTGAACCCACCGCCGGCAACACCGGCGTTGGGCTGGCGCTCATTGGACGGACACGCGGCTATCGAGTCATCTTGTGTGTTCCCGAAGGCTACAGCCGTGAGAAGATGCAGGTTGCTGAAGCGCTGGGCGGTACGTTGGTTTACACGCCCACTGAAGAGGCTATCCCAGGCGCGATTCGCAAGGCTTTGGAACTAGCGGAAACCATCCCTGATTCATTTGTTCCGCAGCAGTTTAGCAACCCGGCAAATCCCCACATCCACTACGTGACGACCGGCGCGGAAATCTACGAACAGCTTGGCGGCAAGGTGGATGGCTTGGCGATTGGTTGTGGCACGGCCGGGACGTTTTCCGGCGTGGCCCGCTACATTCGAGAGCGCAATCCACAAGCCGTTTGTGTCGCCGTTGAGACAGAAGGCTCAGTTCTGGGTGGCGGCCAGCCCGGCCCGCACAAGGTTGAAGGCATTGGCACCAGCTTCATTCCAGAAAACTTTCACCGCGAGTTGTGTGACGAAATTGTGGCGGTCACAGACCGCGACGCCTTTGCCATGGTGCGCCGCTTGGCGTGTGATGAGGGCGTGTTGTGTGGCGGCTCAGCCGGGGCCAATGCCTTTGCCGCCATCCAACTGGCCATCCGTCTTGGGGAAGGGAAGAATGTTGTCACCATCTTCCCGGACGGCGCCGAGCGTTACATGAGCAAGGGAATCTTCGACCCCATCCCATAG
- a CDS encoding GTP-binding protein produces MTFINYAAREINCKLVYYGPGLGGKTTNLQYIYDTTSPQAKGKLISLATETDRTLFFDFLPLELGTVRGFKTRFHLYTVPGQVFYDASRKLILKGVDGVVFVADSQEERMDANIESLWNLEQNLKAQGYDLMKIPYVLQLNKRDLPSAMPVEELKKELMRKGEPVFEAVAYKGTGVFDTLKAVAKQVLVELKKGGG; encoded by the coding sequence TTGACATTCATCAACTACGCTGCCCGTGAAATCAATTGCAAGCTCGTCTATTACGGCCCTGGGCTTGGTGGAAAGACGACAAATTTGCAGTACATCTACGACACCACTTCGCCCCAGGCGAAGGGCAAACTCATCAGTCTTGCCACGGAAACGGATCGTACGTTGTTTTTCGACTTTCTGCCGCTTGAGCTGGGTACGGTGCGCGGTTTCAAAACCCGCTTCCACCTCTACACCGTGCCGGGACAGGTTTTCTACGATGCCAGCCGCAAGCTGATTCTCAAAGGCGTGGACGGTGTGGTGTTTGTCGCCGATTCCCAGGAAGAACGCATGGATGCCAACATTGAGTCCCTGTGGAACCTTGAGCAGAACCTCAAAGCCCAGGGCTATGACCTGATGAAGATTCCCTACGTTCTCCAACTCAACAAGCGCGATCTGCCAAGTGCCATGCCAGTCGAGGAGCTGAAGAAAGAGCTGATGCGCAAGGGGGAGCCGGTGTTTGAAGCGGTTGCCTACAAAGGCACGGGCGTGTTTGATACGCTCAAGGCTGTTGCCAAGCAGGTGCTGGTCGAACTCAAGAAAGGTGGCGGCTAG
- a CDS encoding enoyl-ACP reductase FabI: MSGLMLADKKGVVLGVANKRSIAWGIAQAAANAGATLALNYQNERLEANVRELAVTLQNPLVLPCDVTNDADIETFFAQVQSKFGALDFLVHAVAYAPKEDLEGQFIDTSREGFRIAHDISAYSLTAVARAALPLMKDHGGSLVTLTYLGSERAVVGYNVMGVAKAALEASVRYLAADLGPYGIRVNAISAGPINTLAARGIQGFTKMLKHHAAMAPLRRPTEVAEVADTALFLISPMGRGVTGEVIHVDGGYHCIGLVPKDEPAESKLG, from the coding sequence ATGTCTGGTCTCATGCTTGCCGATAAAAAGGGTGTCGTTCTGGGTGTTGCCAACAAGCGCAGCATCGCTTGGGGTATTGCCCAAGCGGCGGCGAACGCCGGCGCAACCCTTGCCCTGAACTATCAGAATGAGCGCCTCGAAGCGAATGTTCGTGAACTTGCGGTGACCTTGCAGAACCCACTGGTTCTGCCTTGCGATGTCACCAACGACGCCGACATCGAGACTTTTTTCGCGCAAGTTCAGTCCAAGTTTGGCGCTCTGGATTTTCTGGTTCACGCCGTTGCCTATGCGCCCAAAGAAGACCTCGAAGGGCAGTTTATTGATACTTCGCGTGAGGGATTTCGCATCGCGCATGACATCAGCGCCTATTCGCTGACGGCCGTGGCGCGGGCGGCGCTGCCGCTGATGAAGGATCATGGCGGAAGCCTGGTGACGTTGACCTATCTTGGCAGCGAGCGGGCGGTGGTTGGCTACAATGTCATGGGTGTGGCCAAGGCAGCGCTTGAAGCCAGCGTGCGCTATCTCGCAGCGGATTTGGGCCCCTACGGTATTCGCGTCAATGCCATTTCAGCCGGGCCGATCAATACGCTTGCCGCGCGCGGGATTCAGGGCTTCACCAAGATGCTCAAGCACCATGCGGCCATGGCCCCGTTGCGCCGCCCCACCGAGGTGGCGGAGGTGGCCGATACGGCTCTGTTCCTCATTTCGCCCATGGGGCGCGGCGTTACCGGGGAAGTGATTCATGTGGATGGCGGTTATCACTGCATTGGTCTCGTCCCCAAAGATGAACCAGCCGAAAGTAAACTGGGCTAG
- a CDS encoding AAA family ATPase, whose amino-acid sequence MMDTAEARAANVRGNEHLQRGDYAAAIAAYQEAIAADPHARAYPRERGIIHANLAYALLLSGELDAARAAYQTAIQLEPRRATYHNELGDVLFRLEDWSSALAAYHRAAQAETFMRVYPESPGLIQYNLGVTYQRLGDRGAARRHLAEAARREPRNETYRAALDQLGDAAEPVAAPIPSDRPTFAAVGGCAEAKQAIAQAVRIVLDTERAARYRIRLNGILLIGAPGTGKTFLAEATAGEFKLPLLRITLSEVTSKWAGEGIERLRQVFEQAAQRAPCLLFFDDFDGLAATLRDTESNIEHRRFLEAFIQHIEQIRRQPRVVLMAATSQPDALDAAIVRPGRFDWRVTLHPPGTAERRAMLESLLQARPIGEINVDHWATRTTGYTAADLTRLVNTAALNAFDANQLIADQHLAEALSQFEASERFVGVKRSWQDIVLDEDVRAAFRLIQHLLEDPDAGRAFGLMPPRGAILYGPPGTGKTTLARVLAYEARCSFYAITPSDIYAKWAGESERRVTELFQRARANRPSIIFFDEADALFGARSTAAGEAAPHVNRVVNQFLAEMDGLRANERLFVLAATNRLDLIDPAMLRAGRLSEKIHVPLPNQAQRYALLKLFTRHMQFDANLCLDALAAKTAGMCGADIEELCHAAARAAFLRYLDTPLSSRQCFVTEADFHRALLHTSACTAPSPVSPVTEPHLDAEAFAAR is encoded by the coding sequence ATGATGGACACTGCGGAAGCGCGCGCCGCGAACGTACGCGGCAATGAACATTTACAGCGTGGTGATTATGCCGCTGCCATTGCTGCCTATCAGGAAGCAATTGCGGCTGATCCGCACGCGCGGGCCTACCCACGCGAGCGTGGGATCATTCACGCCAACCTAGCCTATGCGCTGTTGCTGTCTGGGGAGCTGGATGCCGCTCGCGCCGCATATCAAACGGCCATCCAGCTTGAGCCACGTCGGGCAACCTACCATAACGAGCTTGGCGATGTACTTTTCCGCCTTGAGGATTGGTCATCTGCCCTGGCGGCCTATCACCGGGCCGCTCAAGCCGAGACCTTCATGCGGGTGTATCCCGAATCACCCGGGCTGATTCAATATAACTTGGGCGTGACCTACCAGCGGCTCGGTGACCGGGGCGCGGCGCGGCGCCACTTGGCTGAAGCGGCGCGGCGGGAGCCGCGCAACGAAACGTACCGGGCGGCGCTTGACCAGCTTGGTGACGCTGCTGAACCGGTGGCGGCGCCCATCCCGTCAGACCGCCCCACCTTTGCGGCGGTTGGTGGGTGTGCCGAGGCCAAGCAAGCCATTGCCCAGGCTGTGCGGATTGTTCTCGATACCGAGCGCGCCGCCCGATACCGAATCCGCTTGAACGGCATCTTGCTGATTGGCGCACCGGGAACGGGCAAGACGTTTCTTGCCGAGGCCACGGCCGGAGAGTTCAAGCTGCCACTGCTGCGGATCACCCTCAGCGAAGTGACCTCAAAATGGGCCGGGGAAGGCATCGAGCGCCTTCGGCAAGTGTTTGAGCAAGCGGCTCAACGCGCGCCCTGCCTGCTGTTTTTTGACGATTTTGATGGGTTAGCCGCGACGTTGCGCGACACCGAATCCAATATCGAGCACCGCCGCTTCCTGGAAGCCTTCATTCAGCATATTGAGCAAATTCGGCGACAGCCAAGGGTGGTGCTCATGGCGGCAACCTCCCAGCCGGACGCGCTGGACGCTGCCATTGTGCGTCCGGGGCGGTTTGATTGGCGGGTCACCCTTCACCCACCGGGAACGGCCGAACGGCGGGCGATGCTTGAAAGTTTATTGCAAGCCCGCCCAATTGGTGAGATCAATGTTGACCACTGGGCCACGCGCACAACCGGATACACGGCAGCCGATTTGACGCGCCTTGTCAACACAGCCGCACTCAACGCCTTTGATGCCAATCAGTTGATTGCTGACCAGCACCTTGCCGAGGCCCTGTCGCAGTTTGAAGCCAGCGAGCGTTTCGTGGGCGTGAAACGCTCTTGGCAGGACATCGTCTTGGATGAAGATGTACGGGCCGCGTTCCGGCTTATCCAGCACCTGCTAGAAGACCCCGATGCCGGTCGCGCCTTTGGGCTGATGCCACCCCGCGGAGCGATCCTTTACGGACCGCCGGGCACCGGCAAAACGACGTTGGCGCGCGTCCTTGCCTACGAAGCCCGGTGTAGCTTCTACGCCATCACGCCAAGCGACATCTACGCCAAGTGGGCAGGCGAATCGGAGCGCCGCGTCACTGAACTGTTTCAGCGCGCGCGCGCCAACCGCCCCAGCATTATTTTTTTCGATGAGGCCGATGCCTTGTTCGGTGCGCGCTCCACCGCTGCCGGAGAAGCCGCGCCACACGTCAATCGCGTGGTCAATCAGTTCCTGGCCGAAATGGACGGGCTTCGCGCCAATGAGCGGCTATTTGTTTTAGCCGCGACAAATCGTCTCGATCTCATTGACCCGGCAATGTTACGTGCTGGTCGCCTGTCAGAAAAAATCCACGTTCCCCTGCCAAACCAGGCACAGCGCTACGCGCTGCTTAAGCTCTTCACGCGCCACATGCAATTCGATGCGAACCTGTGCCTGGATGCATTGGCAGCGAAGACAGCCGGGATGTGTGGCGCGGATATCGAGGAGCTTTGCCATGCCGCCGCGCGCGCGGCGTTTCTTCGGTACTTGGATACACCGTTATCATCACGCCAGTGCTTTGTCACCGAAGCCGATTTTCATCGCGCTTTGCTCCACACCAGCGCCTGCACGGCACCCTCACCCGTATCACCAGTGACCGAACCACATCTCGACGCCGAGGCATTCGCGGCTAGATAA
- a CDS encoding pyridoxal phosphate-dependent aminotransferase: MPGFLSDVDLTPNRIERARRQAGAYIDLTSSNPTTQGLLFPPDILRAAADGYWSNRAYAPDPRGLLAARTAVVADYARRTPQFDVSPNQIFITASTSEAYSLLFTLLTEPGDNVLGPDVTYPLFEHLAAAHHIALRTYTLDEARGWAIQADSLLAAADERTRAILLISPHNPTGSIVAERLPTLTQLGLPLICDEVFAAFTYRAATTPPLGVLHPELPVFHLNGISKRFALPDLKLGWMALNEPAVARFGARLEILNDAFLSANSLTQFMLPRLFDQGTAFVATMQARIRAALDMALETLQRCSNVTVRPPDGGYYLFPQVAGWDDEEELVLDLLEAGVLVHPGYFYGCEQGAHLMISCLTEPTQLRAGLEILVNRLSSPA; encoded by the coding sequence ATGCCTGGTTTTCTGTCAGACGTTGACCTCACACCCAACCGCATTGAACGCGCCCGCCGACAAGCGGGCGCATACATTGACCTGACAAGCAGCAATCCAACGACCCAGGGGCTGCTGTTCCCGCCCGACATACTCCGCGCGGCGGCAGATGGCTACTGGAGCAATCGAGCCTACGCGCCCGACCCGCGCGGGCTGCTGGCAGCGCGAACGGCTGTTGTGGCCGACTATGCGCGGCGGACACCGCAGTTCGACGTGTCGCCAAACCAAATTTTCATCACGGCCAGCACCAGTGAAGCCTACAGCCTGCTGTTCACGCTGTTGACGGAACCCGGCGATAACGTGCTTGGGCCGGATGTCACCTACCCACTGTTTGAGCATCTCGCGGCGGCCCATCACATCGCGCTGCGCACGTACACGCTGGACGAAGCCCGCGGCTGGGCGATTCAGGCCGACTCACTGCTGGCAGCCGCCGACGAGCGAACGCGGGCCATCCTGCTGATTTCGCCCCACAACCCAACCGGCAGCATCGTTGCCGAACGGCTGCCGACACTGACCCAACTGGGGTTGCCCCTCATTTGCGACGAGGTCTTCGCGGCCTTTACCTACCGTGCCGCCACCACGCCTCCCCTTGGGGTGCTCCACCCGGAACTGCCTGTTTTTCACCTCAACGGCATTTCCAAGCGATTTGCCCTACCGGACTTGAAGCTCGGATGGATGGCGCTCAACGAACCGGCGGTCGCCCGGTTCGGCGCACGGTTGGAAATCCTCAACGATGCGTTCCTGAGTGCCAACAGCCTGACGCAGTTCATGCTGCCGCGACTCTTTGACCAGGGGACGGCTTTCGTCGCAACGATGCAGGCTCGCATCCGCGCAGCACTTGATATGGCGCTGGAAACACTCCAGCGCTGCTCGAATGTTACCGTCCGGCCCCCAGACGGGGGGTATTATCTTTTTCCGCAGGTTGCAGGCTGGGACGACGAAGAAGAGCTGGTCCTGGACTTACTCGAAGCTGGTGTCCTGGTCCATCCGGGTTATTTCTACGGTTGCGAGCAAGGGGCGCACCTGATGATTTCCTGTCTGACCGAACCGACCCAGTTGCGCGCCGGGTTGGAGATTCTGGTCAATCGGCTATCAAGCCCGGCCTGA
- a CDS encoding TonB-dependent receptor: protein MMTIRAHWLIICLAVFLALGSSTGYAQSGSTTGAITGRVRDASGAVIAGTEIVCLQVATGTERATQSREDGTYEFLNLPPGDYEIRAMAAGFEDRRQTVRLSLGTTALVVITLATAGTTDVIEVVADARNAAESATNVRETDIPRLPINRRDFLQFAITAARTVPDNLPDQGATATSGLSFNAQSPRLNNLTIDGLDNNDATSGSIRSTFSQEAVREFQVVSDGYSAEFGRALGGVINIITKSGDNTFRGSLFGFFRNAALSARESLTPSKPPFEQYQYGLTAGGPLRPNRAFFFVTGERLNIKQNTVVTISDTVRAAALRNGFRFDTGSVPFSTGGSTALVRGDWQIVPEDNLTVRYNYGGQVNTAFEPFGGLTASTFTGEQRLTDHNLAVNNTFVGQNALVIESRFLYSTRLQDIGAADPGPRIAINAPEGQVIFGKSLVLPQFRDTQTYQFFTAVGLVRGRHQVKFGGDLLRVNSRQRQPASEGGQANFSNTNLVALGAPAGSPVLSALQAFDPSLRTPEQRAALALIGASLPSRFPGFPALPLDILPLTNDYRQGFLDPQPTPIPQTSLSLFALDDISLGPSLKLNVGLRYDLTRARSTPENNGLLSPRVAVVWQPLKKLTVRSGYGLFAASNLTFPIFTVVPPTRRTLVLPFPFSILPFTQPNRQLPPSGDFPFGIQFVPQFGLEFQFAQRLPASYTQQASLALESQVGNTLFSAVYNYVRGNRILSLRTINPVVRPGIDPLDSVINGRLDPRRGTVNEYAAAYDSYYHGVTFGVERRVGRFTGRASYTLSKAIDNYVDFRTSLQEFAEPLDISGERALSIQDARHRLVLAGIWDINYSKNPLLRDYALSYILTAVSGRPWNLLAGVDLNRNGDANDRPAGLGRNAGVTPAFYNLDVRFSRRFINRERLKIEGIIESFNLFNRTNVREFGRTFPPINPPLNTQFNLPPRRGGRFIVTPDRYRRAFPPRQFQIGFRITF from the coding sequence ATGATGACCATCCGAGCGCACTGGTTAATCATTTGTTTGGCTGTCTTTTTGGCGCTGGGTTCGAGCACTGGGTATGCCCAGAGCGGCTCAACGACGGGTGCCATTACGGGGCGTGTTCGGGATGCTTCGGGTGCGGTGATTGCCGGTACGGAAATTGTCTGCTTGCAAGTGGCTACCGGAACAGAGCGCGCGACGCAATCCCGTGAGGATGGCACGTATGAATTTCTCAACCTTCCGCCTGGCGATTATGAAATCCGGGCTATGGCGGCCGGTTTTGAGGATCGGCGGCAGACTGTCCGGCTCTCGTTGGGCACAACCGCCCTAGTGGTGATTACCTTGGCCACGGCGGGGACGACGGATGTGATCGAGGTCGTGGCCGATGCTCGGAATGCGGCTGAATCTGCCACGAATGTGAGAGAAACTGACATCCCAAGGCTGCCTATCAACCGGCGCGATTTCTTGCAGTTTGCGATTACCGCTGCGCGGACGGTCCCGGATAATCTCCCGGACCAGGGAGCAACCGCGACTTCTGGTCTATCTTTCAACGCCCAGTCGCCGCGACTGAATAACCTGACCATTGACGGACTGGACAACAACGATGCCACCTCTGGGAGCATCCGCTCGACGTTCTCACAGGAAGCCGTGCGCGAGTTCCAAGTCGTGTCGGATGGGTATTCCGCCGAGTTTGGACGCGCATTGGGCGGTGTCATCAATATCATCACGAAGTCTGGTGACAATACGTTTCGTGGATCGCTGTTTGGCTTCTTCCGCAACGCGGCGCTGAGCGCGCGCGAATCCCTCACGCCGAGCAAGCCGCCATTTGAGCAGTATCAATACGGTCTCACGGCTGGCGGGCCGCTGCGGCCGAATCGGGCCTTTTTTTTCGTGACGGGCGAGCGTCTCAACATCAAGCAGAATACCGTCGTCACGATTTCCGACACCGTCCGGGCGGCGGCGCTGCGGAATGGTTTTCGGTTTGACACCGGTAGTGTCCCGTTCAGTACCGGTGGTTCGACGGCACTGGTGCGCGGCGACTGGCAAATCGTTCCTGAAGACAACCTGACCGTACGTTATAACTACGGCGGACAGGTCAACACGGCGTTTGAGCCATTTGGTGGGCTGACGGCTAGTACCTTCACGGGAGAGCAACGCCTGACGGACCACAATCTGGCGGTCAACAATACGTTTGTCGGACAAAATGCGCTCGTCATCGAGAGTCGCTTTCTGTACAGCACCCGCCTGCAAGACATTGGCGCGGCTGATCCTGGCCCGCGCATTGCCATCAACGCGCCAGAGGGGCAGGTGATCTTTGGTAAATCACTGGTCTTGCCACAGTTTCGAGATACGCAGACCTATCAGTTTTTCACGGCCGTGGGGTTGGTGCGTGGTCGTCATCAAGTAAAATTTGGCGGCGATCTGCTCCGCGTGAACTCACGCCAGCGCCAACCCGCCAGCGAGGGCGGGCAGGCGAACTTTTCCAACACGAATCTGGTCGCTTTGGGCGCGCCGGCCGGATCGCCGGTGCTATCCGCGCTCCAGGCTTTTGACCCTTCGCTCCGCACGCCGGAACAACGCGCGGCACTGGCCCTGATTGGCGCGAGTTTGCCGAGTCGGTTTCCAGGCTTCCCAGCGCTCCCACTCGATATTCTGCCGCTTACCAATGACTATCGGCAGGGCTTTCTCGATCCACAGCCGACGCCGATTCCCCAAACCTCACTGAGCCTGTTTGCGCTTGACGATATTTCACTTGGTCCGAGCTTGAAGCTCAATGTGGGGTTACGCTACGATTTGACGCGGGCGCGGAGTACGCCGGAAAACAATGGACTGCTGTCGCCCCGCGTCGCGGTCGTCTGGCAGCCACTCAAGAAGCTGACGGTACGGAGCGGTTACGGACTGTTTGCGGCCAGCAATCTCACCTTTCCGATCTTCACGGTCGTGCCACCGACGCGCCGGACACTGGTCCTGCCGTTTCCCTTCAGCATTTTGCCCTTTACACAACCCAATCGGCAGCTTCCCCCATCCGGTGATTTTCCGTTTGGGATTCAGTTTGTTCCCCAGTTCGGGCTGGAGTTTCAGTTTGCCCAACGGCTGCCGGCCAGTTACACCCAACAGGCGAGCCTGGCCCTGGAGTCGCAGGTTGGCAACACGCTGTTTTCGGCTGTGTACAACTACGTCCGGGGTAACCGCATTCTCTCGCTGCGCACGATCAACCCGGTCGTCCGGCCGGGCATCGATCCCCTGGACAGTGTCATCAACGGACGCCTCGACCCACGGCGCGGCACGGTGAATGAGTATGCGGCGGCATACGACAGCTACTATCACGGTGTGACGTTTGGCGTGGAGCGGCGCGTCGGACGCTTTACCGGACGGGCCAGCTACACCTTGTCCAAGGCGATTGACAACTATGTGGATTTCCGAACGTCGCTTCAGGAGTTTGCCGAGCCGCTCGATATTAGCGGCGAACGCGCGCTTTCAATCCAGGATGCGCGCCATCGGCTAGTGCTGGCCGGCATCTGGGACATCAACTATTCAAAGAACCCGCTGCTGCGCGACTACGCGCTGTCATACATTTTGACGGCCGTTTCGGGGCGTCCCTGGAACCTGCTGGCCGGCGTAGATTTGAACCGCAACGGAGACGCCAATGACCGACCGGCCGGGCTGGGGCGGAATGCCGGCGTGACGCCCGCGTTTTATAACCTCGATGTGCGCTTTTCGCGCCGCTTCATCAACCGCGAACGGCTCAAGATCGAGGGCATCATCGAGTCGTTCAATCTTTTCAACCGGACGAATGTGCGTGAGTTTGGGCGCACCTTCCCGCCTATCAATCCGCCACTCAATACGCAGTTCAACCTCCCGCCGCGCCGGGGTGGACGTTTCATCGTTACCCCGGATCGCTACCGGCGGGCCTTTCCGCCGCGGCAGTTCCAAATTGGTTTTCGGATTACGTTCTGA